A stretch of DNA from Methanolinea mesophila:
AGGTCGATTCCCGCGAGCCCCCTCTCCTCGAGCCCCCCGCGGATCTTCTGCTCATCGAAGTGCTGGTTGAACCCGAAGGTGATTACTGCCGGCCGGATCTCCTCGATTGGCCGGAACATATCCTCCCGGTCCCCCAGGACCACATGGTCTGCTACCCGCAGCGACTGCATGATCTTCAGCCGCTGGTCCTCGGAGATGATGGGGCGGGGCTTGTGCCGGACATTCGCGTCGCGGGCGACGATCACCCAGAGTTCGTCCCCGAGCTTCCGCGATTCCTCCAGATAGTAAATA
This window harbors:
- a CDS encoding adenylyltransferase/cytidyltransferase family protein, whose protein sequence is MKRVVATGTFDLLHPGHIYYLEESRKLGDELWVIVARDANVRHKPRPIISEDQRLKIMQSLRVADHVVLGDREDMFRPIEEIRPAVITFGFNQHFDEQKIRGGLEERGLAGIDLVRIGPSEEYPLCSSRRIIKEILGRYNCEERSG